The following proteins come from a genomic window of Alnus glutinosa chromosome 10, dhAlnGlut1.1, whole genome shotgun sequence:
- the LOC133880644 gene encoding UPF0481 protein At3g47200-like, whose product MVKILGLCASAGRFREPECEDVPPPKQSDCCICITSRFKGPERENVVINIPSSDQEESECCIYRVPKQLRKINKEAYTPKHVSIGPFHHRQKELSGMEIHKQRYSDYFFQRPTLKKSKEDLQKIIEDNEEKIRNCYSDNCRLKSEDFVKMILLDAIFIIELFLRKWGNKMDYISRKPWLEVGIKHDLILLENQLPFFVLEDLYMSSGCNHCEEGEQIDEHKMGLKEDESNDALDFVKLSLNYFSDQHGIGEEVTKTPISEKVKHFTDLLRYLFCSSIPKLFRTNQGPLYPLYCAKELDHAGLKFKAAAEKRKLLEIQFHQNSYWCFNCSCLLSCLPCFKCFPFLESMQCILEVPPFQIHDDTEGIFRNLMALEQSHYPYNAYICNYVVLLDYLINTEEDVDLLTKKKVIVNMLGSNAAVATLINKLSDQITEARSCYHDIAQNLNDHYELPLNQILATLTREYFPNIFRGTATIVGLIVLGFTFWSFIKSFVHV is encoded by the coding sequence ATGGTAAAGATCCTGGGCCTCTGCGCTAGCGCTGGTCGTTTTAGGGAACCTGAATGTGAGGACGTTCCACCTCCGAAGCAATCAGACTGTTGTATCTGCATAACCAGCCGCTTCAAAGGACCTGAACGTGAGAATGTTGTCATTAACATTCCATCTTCGGATCAGGAGGAGTCGGAATGCTGTATCTACAGGGTTCCCAAGCAACTACGCAAGATAAATAAAGAAGCCTACACACCTAAACATGTTTCAATAGGCCCCTTTCATCACCGCCAAAAAGAATTGAGTGGCATGGAAATTCACAAACAAAGATATTCTGATTATTTCTTTCAACGGCCGACGCTGAAGAAGAGCAAGGAGGATCTTCAAAAGATCATTGAAGACAACGAAGAAAAAATCCGCAATTGCTATTCAGATAACTGTAGACTCAAAAGCGAAGACTTTGTAAAGATGATTCTATTGGATGCTATCTTTATAATTGAACTCTTCCTAAGGAAATGGGGCAATAAAATGGATTACATATCAAGGAAGCCATGGCTAGAAGTTGGTATAAAACATGACTTGATATTACTTGAAAATCAGcttcctttttttgttcttgaggACTTATATATGTCTTCCGGTTGCAACCATTGTGAAGAAGGCGAGCAAATTGATGAACACAAAATGGGCCTGAAGGAAGATGAATCAAATGACGCTCTGGACTTTGTCAAGCTTTCTCTCAATTATTTTTCTGATCAACATGGAATCGGTGAGGAAGTAACTAAAACACCCATCAGTGAGAAAGTAAAACATTTCACAGATTTGCtaagatatttgttttgttCATCAATACCGAAACTTTTTCGTACTAATCAAGGACCTTTGTATCCTCTATATTGTGCCAAAGAGCTTGATCATGCAGGATTGAAATTCAAAGCGGCtgctgaaaaaagaaaattacttgaGATACAATTCCATCAGAATAGCTATTGGTGCTTCAATTGCTCATGCCTCCTTTCTTGCTTAccatgctttaaatgttttccgTTCTTGGAGAGTATGCAGTGTATCTTGGAAGTACCACCCTTTCAGATTCACGACGATACTGAAGGTATTTTTCGAAACCTGATGGCCTTGGAGCAGTCGCATTATCCATATAATGCTTACATATGCAATTATGTTGTGCTATTGGACTATCTTATCAACACTGAAGAAGATGTGGATTTACTTACTAAAAAGAAGGTCATTGTTAACATGCTTGGTAGCAATGCCGCAGTGGCGACTCTAATTAACAAACTCTCCGATCAGATTACGGAAGCTAGATCATGTTACCATGATATCGCTCAAAACCTTAATGACCACTATGAGTTACCTCTCAACCAAATATTGGCAACCCTAACAAGAGAGTATTTCCCTAATATTTTTAGAGGCACAGCAACTATTGTTGGACTAATTGTCCTGGGTTTCACTTTCTGGAGTTTCATTAAGTCTTTTGTCCACGTGTAG